One Thalassotalea hakodatensis DNA segment encodes these proteins:
- a CDS encoding YcjX family GTP-binding protein codes for MPLIEKELIEKIRVKANVLKHRAIDQHINLAVTGLSRSGKTAFITSLVNQLINENAQSQMTFFSTMQEGRFIAAKRVPQKNLHIARFDYDSAAQALSEEPPHWPAPTKGISQLRIAIKYQPKDSFIKYTTNAATLFVDITDYPGEWLLDLPMLNQTYEEWSQATTELLLQSPRADEAASFLNRIESISPFEPVDEKLLEDISKQYTELLNKFRHEMGLSLIQPGRFILPGDLAGAPILQFFPYTQFKHIDLDHYQKAQDDTLIGMLRARYIEYKERVVKEFYKEHFVNFDRQIILADCLTPLNNGHSSFKDLQQAITLITESFRYGSTNFISRLFSPKIDKLLFAATKSDHVTPEQHGNLTSLLAQLVHPVRQKTNFDNINTETLAISSVKATQFGKSQHQGKQIPVVRGNQLSDFQEITLYPGMVPKELPAKSYWQDYQFKFVPFAPLVSTGLHQPFQHIRMDQVLEFLLGDKMK; via the coding sequence ATGCCTTTAATTGAAAAAGAATTAATCGAAAAAATACGTGTTAAAGCCAATGTGCTTAAACATCGCGCGATAGATCAACATATTAATCTTGCTGTTACAGGGCTCAGTCGAAGTGGTAAAACGGCGTTTATCACTTCCTTAGTAAACCAATTAATTAATGAAAATGCACAATCTCAAATGACGTTCTTCTCAACCATGCAAGAAGGACGTTTTATCGCTGCTAAACGGGTTCCACAAAAAAATTTACATATCGCAAGGTTTGATTATGATTCCGCGGCGCAAGCGCTAAGTGAAGAACCACCACATTGGCCAGCGCCAACAAAAGGGATCAGCCAATTACGTATTGCAATAAAGTATCAACCAAAAGATTCTTTTATCAAGTACACGACTAATGCTGCAACACTCTTTGTAGACATTACTGATTATCCTGGCGAATGGTTATTAGATTTGCCTATGCTAAATCAAACTTACGAAGAATGGAGTCAAGCGACTACAGAGCTATTATTGCAATCGCCCCGTGCCGATGAAGCTGCTAGTTTTTTAAACCGTATTGAATCAATATCACCCTTTGAACCAGTTGATGAAAAGCTTTTAGAAGATATATCGAAACAATACACTGAATTACTCAACAAATTTCGTCATGAAATGGGGTTATCTCTTATACAGCCAGGACGTTTTATCTTACCAGGTGATCTTGCCGGTGCACCTATTTTACAATTTTTTCCTTATACACAATTTAAACATATTGATTTAGATCATTATCAAAAAGCACAAGATGATACCTTAATTGGTATGTTAAGAGCGCGTTATATTGAATACAAAGAACGGGTAGTAAAAGAGTTCTATAAAGAACATTTTGTTAATTTTGATCGTCAAATTATTTTGGCTGATTGCCTCACACCATTGAATAATGGGCATAGTAGTTTTAAAGATTTACAGCAAGCAATCACGCTAATCACTGAAAGCTTCCGTTATGGTTCAACAAACTTTATATCACGATTATTTTCTCCTAAGATAGATAAGTTATTATTTGCTGCGACTAAATCAGATCATGTAACACCGGAACAACACGGTAATTTGACTTCTTTGCTCGCACAGTTAGTACACCCAGTACGACAGAAAACAAATTTTGATAATATTAATACTGAAACACTCGCTATATCATCGGTTAAAGCAACTCAATTTGGCAAAAGTCAGCATCAAGGAAAACAAATACCTGTTGTTCGTGGCAATCAATTATCTGATTTTCAGGAAATTACGCTGTACCCCGGCATGGTACCGAAAGAACTTCCTGCAAAATCTTATTGGCAAGATTATCAATTTAAATTTGTGCCATTTGCTCCGTTGGTTTCTACGGGGTTACATCAGCCTTTTCAACATATTCGTATGGATCAAGTACTAGAGTTTTTATTGGGAGATAAGATGAAATGA
- the pspA gene encoding phage shock protein PspA: MGVFSRFTDIINSNINSLLDKAEDPEKMVRLIIQEMEDTLVEVRSTSAKTLADKKELARQAEKFENDAEQWQEKAELALSKSREDLARAALVEKKKCSENSQALRDELSHVDEHIAKLQDEISQLQEKLADAKARQKAIIMREKTANSRLKVKRNIDSDKVNDALNRFDSYERKIDDIEAQVEAYDLGSKSLADEIAELENDENIDDELAQLKAKMKPEKKSK; this comes from the coding sequence ATGGGTGTTTTTTCAAGATTTACAGATATTATCAATTCGAATATCAATAGCTTATTAGATAAAGCTGAAGACCCGGAGAAAATGGTACGCCTGATCATTCAGGAAATGGAAGATACCTTAGTAGAGGTTCGCTCTACATCAGCTAAAACGTTAGCCGATAAAAAAGAATTAGCGCGCCAAGCTGAAAAATTTGAGAACGATGCTGAACAATGGCAAGAAAAAGCGGAGTTAGCATTAAGTAAAAGTCGGGAAGACTTAGCAAGGGCTGCACTTGTAGAAAAGAAAAAGTGCAGTGAAAATTCACAAGCATTACGTGATGAATTGAGCCATGTAGATGAGCACATTGCTAAATTACAAGATGAGATATCTCAGTTACAAGAAAAGTTAGCTGATGCAAAAGCACGTCAAAAAGCTATTATCATGCGTGAAAAAACCGCAAATTCTAGACTAAAAGTTAAGCGCAATATCGATTCCGATAAAGTGAATGATGCTTTAAATCGGTTTGATAGTTATGAACGCAAAATTGATGATATAGAAGCGCAAGTAGAAGCTTATGATCTTGGTAGCAAGTCTTTAGCAGATGAAATTGCAGAGCTTGAAAACGATGAAAATATAGATGATGAATTAGCGCAGTTAAAAGCTAAGATGAAACCAGAAAAAAAATCTAAATAA
- the pspB gene encoding envelope stress response membrane protein PspB, protein MEEIILAPVIIFMIIVAPIWLVLHYRSKRQISQGLTEEEYHQLSELSELADKMADRIKTLEAILDAETPDWRNKV, encoded by the coding sequence GTGGAAGAGATTATTTTAGCGCCTGTCATTATTTTTATGATAATCGTAGCCCCTATATGGTTAGTGCTACATTATCGAAGTAAACGACAAATTAGCCAAGGGCTTACTGAAGAAGAATATCACCAGCTATCTGAATTATCTGAGTTAGCCGATAAAATGGCAGATCGTATCAAAACGCTTGAAGCGATATTAGATGCTGAAACGCCTGATTGGAGAAACAAAGTATGA
- a CDS encoding peptide ABC transporter ATP-binding protein, with protein sequence MNLLDIRNLSIRLLTTTSSILAVDRVSLTMKEGEVRGLVGESGSGKSLLAQAIMGVLDDKWKVDADRFHWRGQDLMRLSLEERKAIITKDVAIIFQEPMACLDPTTTIGAQLEEAVSGEQLTGFFWQRKQQRKLAAINLLHKVGIKNHEKCVHSYPHQLTEALCQRVMIAMALARKPLLLIADEPTAAMESTNQDQIFRLLASLNQLKNMSILLISHDLENVTHWTKNITVMYSGQFVEAGTTEQIFHTPFHPYTRALVDSSPMANMQIPAKSRLMTLPGSIPILQHLPIGCRLGPRCPKAQKACVQAPKVKNYHGHQVSCHYSLKDSYK encoded by the coding sequence ATGAACTTACTTGATATTCGCAATCTATCCATCAGATTACTTACCACAACCTCTTCAATTTTAGCGGTTGATCGGGTGAGTTTAACCATGAAAGAAGGGGAAGTTCGCGGTCTAGTTGGAGAATCTGGTTCGGGCAAGTCTTTACTTGCACAAGCCATCATGGGTGTATTAGATGATAAATGGAAAGTAGATGCTGATCGTTTTCATTGGCGTGGACAAGATCTAATGCGGTTATCGCTAGAAGAAAGAAAAGCCATTATTACCAAAGATGTGGCGATAATTTTTCAGGAGCCTATGGCTTGTTTAGATCCAACAACAACTATTGGCGCACAACTTGAGGAAGCGGTCTCAGGAGAACAACTAACCGGCTTTTTTTGGCAACGAAAACAACAACGAAAGCTTGCTGCAATTAATTTATTGCATAAAGTTGGTATTAAAAACCACGAGAAATGTGTGCATAGCTATCCGCATCAGTTAACAGAGGCGCTTTGCCAAAGGGTGATGATAGCCATGGCATTAGCGCGAAAGCCACTATTACTGATTGCAGATGAACCAACGGCTGCCATGGAAAGTACCAATCAAGACCAAATCTTTCGTCTACTTGCAAGTCTTAATCAATTAAAGAATATGTCTATTCTTCTTATTAGCCATGATTTAGAAAATGTCACCCATTGGACAAAAAATATAACGGTTATGTACTCAGGTCAATTTGTGGAAGCAGGAACAACAGAGCAAATATTTCACACGCCGTTTCATCCATACACCCGCGCGTTAGTTGATAGCAGTCCTATGGCAAATATGCAGATACCTGCTAAATCACGCTTGATGACGTTACCCGGTAGCATTCCTATATTGCAACATCTCCCCATAGGGTGTCGACTTGGACCACGTTGTCCGAAAGCACAAAAGGCGTGTGTGCAAGCCCCTAAAGTTAAAAATTATCACGGACATCAAGTAAGTTGTCATTATTCATTAAAGGATAGCTATAAATGA
- a CDS encoding ABC transporter permease subunit, with protein MARDKTYTEEEFPSPLVQLWHNFKQSPAVMIGFGCFIFLVLLAIFSPLISPYSPIENNLDAILLPPAWHNDGDVSYLLGTDNLGRDMLSRLMHGASLTFGLSFIVVILSMFVGVIIGSISALTKGVKSSFLNHFLDVILSIPSLLLAIIIVAILGPGLSNTLWAIVIILIPQFIHITRNAVVQEFKKDYVLASKLDGASNIRILYYSIYPNIIEKMISQATLAQSAAILDIATLGFLGLGAPIPMPEWGAMLANGIDLFYIAPWTVYLPGLAILFAVVATNLVGEGMRHALKVRKEH; from the coding sequence ATGGCTCGTGATAAAACATATACGGAAGAAGAGTTTCCTTCACCATTAGTACAGTTATGGCATAACTTTAAGCAATCACCCGCAGTGATGATTGGCTTTGGGTGTTTTATTTTTTTAGTCTTGTTAGCAATATTTTCACCTCTGATATCTCCTTATTCGCCGATAGAAAATAATCTTGACGCTATTCTGCTTCCACCCGCGTGGCATAACGATGGTGATGTTAGCTATTTGCTAGGAACTGATAATTTAGGCCGCGATATGCTGTCTCGTTTAATGCACGGTGCATCGTTAACCTTTGGTTTAAGTTTTATTGTTGTCATCTTATCTATGTTTGTCGGAGTGATAATCGGTTCTATTTCAGCGTTGACTAAAGGGGTAAAATCAAGCTTTCTTAACCACTTTTTAGATGTCATTCTTTCCATTCCATCGTTGCTTTTAGCCATTATTATCGTTGCTATTCTTGGGCCAGGTCTTAGCAATACATTATGGGCTATTGTGATCATTCTAATTCCACAGTTTATACATATTACAAGAAATGCTGTTGTACAAGAATTTAAAAAGGACTATGTACTTGCATCAAAACTTGATGGTGCAAGTAACATTCGAATCCTTTATTACTCTATTTACCCTAATATTATTGAAAAAATGATCAGCCAAGCCACGCTCGCTCAATCTGCTGCAATATTAGACATAGCAACCTTAGGATTTTTAGGGCTTGGTGCGCCTATCCCAATGCCTGAGTGGGGAGCAATGTTGGCTAATGGTATTGATTTATTTTATATCGCGCCGTGGACTGTTTATCTACCTGGGCTTGCGATTTTATTTGCCGTTGTTGCCACCAATTTAGTCGGTGAAGGCATGCGACATGCGCTGAAAGTCAGGAAAGAACATTAA
- a CDS encoding ABC transporter permease — MLIFTLRRLNLFFFTMLVLTLLTFSLSFFFPGEQIINVTGQIDATPEQIALIALDYNKHESLIMQYWSYLVHLFNGDLGVSMASRIPIMDEMMSHLPATIELTTVALIIAMVVGIPIGFIAAIRHRKKTDDIILAVSMVGYSIPIFWLALLAILIFSIQLAWLPSAGQISLVYEIEQVTGILFFDILLSDNPYKWQAFQNASVHILLPACVVALAPATVFVRLARTSMLTVLDSHYIKAAMAKGLTFQQLIFRHAIKNAMVNVIRDVGLQFANLVTLAMVTEVIFNWPGIGNWLIQSIYQRDYTAIQGGLLALSSFIFIVHIFTDFIYASLNPLARGIKYGS; from the coding sequence ATGCTAATTTTTACCTTAAGGCGCTTAAATTTATTTTTCTTCACCATGTTAGTATTGACGCTTTTAACCTTTAGTTTAAGCTTTTTCTTTCCTGGCGAACAAATTATCAATGTTACTGGGCAAATAGATGCAACGCCTGAACAAATAGCGTTAATTGCGTTAGATTACAACAAGCATGAATCATTAATCATGCAATACTGGAGCTACCTAGTACATCTTTTTAACGGAGACTTAGGTGTTTCTATGGCCTCAAGAATTCCTATTATGGATGAAATGATGAGCCACCTTCCTGCCACGATAGAGCTCACGACTGTTGCTTTAATTATTGCAATGGTTGTTGGTATTCCAATCGGTTTTATCGCCGCTATTCGGCACCGAAAAAAAACTGATGATATCATTTTAGCTGTGTCGATGGTTGGCTATTCAATCCCTATTTTTTGGCTCGCTTTACTTGCCATCTTAATTTTTTCTATTCAACTCGCCTGGTTACCTTCTGCTGGGCAAATCAGTTTAGTTTATGAGATTGAACAGGTAACGGGTATTTTATTTTTTGATATTTTATTAAGTGATAACCCTTATAAATGGCAAGCTTTTCAAAACGCGAGTGTGCATATATTATTACCTGCTTGTGTTGTCGCTCTTGCACCTGCCACGGTTTTTGTTCGATTAGCAAGAACATCAATGTTAACCGTATTAGATTCACATTATATAAAAGCAGCTATGGCAAAAGGACTAACCTTTCAACAACTTATTTTTAGACATGCGATTAAAAATGCGATGGTTAATGTGATTAGAGACGTCGGCTTACAATTTGCTAATTTAGTTACATTAGCAATGGTAACAGAGGTTATTTTCAACTGGCCAGGCATCGGAAATTGGCTAATTCAGAGTATTTACCAGCGTGATTATACTGCCATACAAGGCGGGCTATTAGCCCTTTCAAGCTTCATATTTATCGTGCATATTTTTACAGATTTTATTTACGCAAGCTTAAACCCATTAGCACGAGGTATTAAGTATGGCTCGTGA
- a CDS encoding YcjF family protein, with product MTQDKEKYQQQILFEESTLNTEDDKSLPEPVEQIIIGQDNFEPLADDESIEILQEQTISKSPSRWLLKSGLLLLTVLLFIEASLFFIEGFEKEPFITGLYAALLAVVFLMCSRTIYQEVKGLRALKKRTSTRQSFHELCENNSSKSARALCDKVADKMPCDAKENVLNSWSSSIAEEMTDKEVISLFSKQVLLPADQKVLDKISKYSTEAVVLVSLSPIALVDMGLMFWRNIKMINEISSLYGLQIGYWSRIKLIKQVFVNMVYAGASELIADVGADLVGADLLGKLSARLAQGLGAGMLTARLGLQTMKLCRPIAFEQKEAPKLGTIRKQIVSKIVSLSKKS from the coding sequence ATGACCCAAGATAAAGAAAAATATCAACAGCAAATATTATTTGAAGAATCAACGTTAAATACCGAAGACGATAAAAGTTTACCAGAACCGGTAGAGCAAATTATTATCGGGCAAGATAACTTTGAACCCCTTGCAGATGATGAAAGCATTGAAATCCTTCAAGAACAAACAATAAGCAAATCTCCATCTCGATGGTTGCTCAAGAGCGGTTTATTGTTATTAACAGTGTTACTATTTATTGAAGCAAGTTTGTTCTTTATTGAAGGTTTTGAAAAAGAGCCTTTTATTACAGGGTTGTATGCGGCTTTACTCGCTGTCGTTTTTTTAATGTGTTCACGCACAATATACCAGGAAGTTAAAGGGTTACGTGCTTTAAAGAAAAGAACATCAACGCGGCAATCATTTCATGAACTTTGTGAGAATAATTCATCAAAATCAGCGAGAGCTTTATGCGATAAAGTGGCGGATAAAATGCCATGCGATGCAAAAGAAAATGTGCTGAACTCATGGTCATCTTCAATTGCTGAAGAGATGACAGATAAAGAAGTTATCTCGTTATTTTCTAAACAAGTGCTGTTGCCAGCTGATCAAAAAGTATTAGATAAAATTAGTAAATATTCCACAGAAGCGGTTGTTCTTGTTTCGTTAAGTCCTATTGCCCTTGTGGATATGGGGCTCATGTTTTGGCGCAACATTAAAATGATTAACGAAATATCGAGTTTGTATGGTTTACAAATCGGCTATTGGTCACGCATTAAGTTGATCAAACAAGTGTTCGTTAACATGGTTTACGCTGGCGCATCAGAGTTGATTGCTGATGTAGGTGCTGATTTAGTTGGCGCTGACTTATTAGGTAAACTTTCGGCACGTTTGGCACAAGGTCTTGGTGCGGGAATGTTAACAGCCAGGTTAGGATTGCAAACGATGAAGCTTTGCCGACCAATAGCGTTTGAACAAAAAGAAGCGCCTAAATTAGGTACTATTCGTAAACAAATCGTGTCAAAGATTGTGTCACTATCAAAAAAATCTTGA
- a CDS encoding peptide ABC transporter ATP-binding protein — translation MTALLQVNNLSKTYRITKSWFNRTLVPALEPVSFTLDAHRTLAIVGEAGSGKSTLAKLLVGAEKPTTGTIKLNAQLLQDGNFKQRCQHIRMIFQDSGTTLNPSLTIQQLLDEPLYLNTQLNEAQRTDLIIATLKKVGLLAEHMNFYPHMFSGGQKQRISLARAIILEPQVIILDEALAALDPSLRSQMINLLLDLQQQMGLGFILISHNLGIVRHFSDEIMVLCKGQVVEMGNTTAVLRNPKHKYTKKLIMSQRFQLSKK, via the coding sequence ATGACAGCTTTATTACAGGTAAATAACTTAAGTAAAACCTATCGAATTACCAAAAGCTGGTTTAATCGTACATTAGTTCCTGCGTTGGAGCCTGTTTCATTTACATTGGATGCACATAGAACGCTCGCGATAGTGGGTGAGGCAGGTTCTGGAAAGTCAACGCTTGCGAAGCTTCTAGTGGGAGCAGAAAAGCCAACAACAGGCACAATTAAATTAAACGCACAGTTACTCCAAGATGGTAATTTTAAACAGCGCTGTCAGCATATACGGATGATTTTTCAAGATTCAGGCACCACGTTAAACCCTAGTTTAACCATTCAACAATTGCTTGATGAACCTTTATATTTAAATACCCAATTAAATGAAGCACAACGCACTGATTTGATCATTGCGACCTTAAAAAAAGTAGGATTACTTGCAGAGCATATGAATTTTTACCCTCATATGTTTTCAGGTGGCCAAAAGCAGCGTATATCGTTAGCTCGCGCTATTATTTTAGAGCCACAAGTTATCATTCTTGATGAAGCGCTTGCCGCATTAGATCCGTCATTACGATCTCAAATGATAAATTTATTACTCGACTTGCAACAACAAATGGGACTTGGCTTTATTTTGATTTCTCATAACTTGGGTATCGTTAGGCATTTTAGTGACGAAATAATGGTGCTGTGTAAAGGACAAGTCGTTGAAATGGGTAATACCACCGCCGTACTACGAAACCCTAAGCATAAATATACCAAAAAGCTGATTATGAGCCAACGCTTCCAACTCTCGAAAAAATAA
- the pspC gene encoding envelope stress response membrane protein PspC, translating into MIKKCRGELFRNPSKGKVAGVCAGIADYFGWETWLVRILVVSGVLLGMGWFIVIYIAAWFILDKTPLTAKNSTTKQHSAKQQENDFQDELAAEPIKVKARIWQAGEPPKQAFHDIRKKFTMLERELQLMERYVTSPEFTVSREINKL; encoded by the coding sequence ATGATAAAAAAATGCCGCGGTGAGCTTTTTCGTAACCCAAGTAAAGGTAAAGTTGCAGGCGTTTGTGCAGGAATAGCTGATTACTTTGGCTGGGAAACTTGGTTAGTGCGTATACTTGTTGTATCTGGTGTCTTATTAGGTATGGGTTGGTTTATTGTTATTTATATTGCTGCATGGTTCATATTGGATAAAACACCATTAACAGCCAAAAATTCAACAACGAAACAACATAGTGCCAAACAACAGGAAAATGACTTTCAAGATGAATTAGCAGCAGAGCCAATAAAGGTTAAGGCTCGTATTTGGCAGGCAGGAGAACCGCCAAAGCAAGCTTTTCATGATATACGTAAAAAGTTTACTATGCTAGAGCGAGAGCTACAGTTAATGGAACGCTATGTTACCTCACCTGAATTCACGGTTTCTCGTGAAATCAACAAATTATAA
- the pspF gene encoding phage shock protein operon transcriptional activator: MSRFNQQDNLIGQSNSFLEVLEQISQIAPLSKPVLIIGERGTGKELVAARLHYLSQRWDQNYLKLNCAALNENLLETELFGHEGGAFTGASKRHEGRFERADKGTLFLDEIANTSGLIQEKLLRVVEYGEFERVGGSRTIKTNARLVAATNEDLPSMADSGEFRADLLDRLAFDVITLPPLRERLEDILMLAEHFAINMARELEFELFSGFTEKAKRSLLEYHWPGNIRELKNVVERSVYRCNNPHLPVHDLVIDPFESPYRPKQRVKTQDRVVVQQAPSQWQEQEEAPVKTVEKPSELNTSVNFPLSLKSLSQQYEVDLIKSALENCQYNQKKTADALELTYHQLRGYLKKYNLLDSQHSEG; encoded by the coding sequence ATGTCTCGATTCAATCAGCAAGATAATCTCATTGGTCAATCAAATAGCTTTTTAGAGGTTTTAGAGCAAATATCACAAATAGCTCCGTTAAGTAAACCTGTGTTAATTATTGGTGAAAGAGGAACAGGTAAGGAACTCGTTGCTGCCCGTCTACATTACCTTTCTCAACGCTGGGATCAGAACTATCTTAAACTAAATTGTGCCGCATTAAATGAAAACTTACTTGAAACCGAACTGTTTGGTCATGAAGGAGGAGCATTTACGGGCGCAAGTAAACGCCATGAAGGACGCTTTGAGCGTGCTGATAAAGGCACATTGTTTCTTGACGAGATAGCGAATACCTCAGGGCTTATTCAAGAGAAATTGTTACGCGTAGTCGAATATGGTGAATTTGAACGTGTTGGTGGCTCTAGAACGATTAAAACAAATGCTCGATTAGTTGCTGCAACGAATGAAGATCTTCCTTCTATGGCTGACTCTGGTGAGTTTAGAGCTGATTTACTCGATCGCTTAGCCTTTGACGTTATAACCCTTCCGCCCCTTAGAGAGCGCCTTGAAGATATTTTGATGCTAGCTGAACACTTTGCTATAAATATGGCTCGTGAATTAGAATTTGAGCTATTTAGTGGTTTTACTGAAAAAGCAAAAAGGTCATTACTTGAGTACCACTGGCCTGGCAATATTCGCGAATTAAAAAATGTTGTTGAGCGTAGTGTTTATCGATGTAATAACCCTCACTTACCGGTACATGATTTAGTTATCGATCCCTTTGAGTCTCCTTATCGCCCAAAACAACGCGTAAAAACCCAAGATCGTGTTGTCGTGCAACAAGCGCCAAGTCAATGGCAAGAACAAGAAGAAGCTCCAGTAAAAACGGTAGAAAAACCGTCAGAGCTAAACACGAGTGTTAACTTCCCACTTTCGTTAAAATCTTTATCTCAGCAATATGAAGTTGATCTTATAAAATCCGCATTAGAAAATTGTCAATATAACCAGAAAAAGACTGCAGACGCTTTGGAATTAACATATCATCAATTACGTGGTTATTTAAAAAAATACAACTTGTTAGACAGTCAACATAGCGAAGGGTAA
- a CDS encoding ABC transporter substrate-binding protein gives MTVTSASQYFKILVTLSAMFLGGCDSYKADSLSERSLIYCSEGSPEILNPQLVTSGVTVDATSKQLYNQLIAFDVATNEVTPSIAKSWHVTQDNKKITFYLRRNVAFHHTQYFMPTRHLNADDVLFSFNRILDPSQVFHDVSGGKYPFFDSVGFADVIESLEKINEYTIRFNLKRADSSFLANLATDFSVILSREYAELLIRSNRLEDIDTLPIGTGPYKFKEYRTGSYIRYEPHAEYWEGQPKLQQLIFDITPSNTGRLTKLLAGECDVIGYPIAHKKINNNPLLTLEDVTAFNIGYLGFNTAKPPFNNKLIRRAVAHAINKQAILDTVYFGDAKAESANSILPPSSWAYAEDTHDIEYSIEQAELLLTQAGITDGLTIDLWAMPVQRAYNPDAVTMAKLIQADLQKIGITVNIISYNWQEFLRRLALGEHQSVLLGWSADHPDPDNFFTPLLSCGSAETGNNRTFWCNQQFEKLLQGALKITDVEQRKALYREAQKIAAEELPLFPIAHSKRFQARKISVKGDILHPFGGISFGGVEKQ, from the coding sequence GTGACAGTTACATCGGCGAGTCAATATTTTAAAATATTAGTGACATTATCAGCTATGTTTCTTGGGGGTTGCGACTCTTATAAAGCTGACTCGCTGAGTGAAAGGAGCTTGATTTATTGTAGCGAAGGATCCCCTGAAATTTTAAATCCTCAACTCGTTACGTCAGGCGTCACTGTTGATGCAACATCTAAACAACTTTACAATCAATTAATTGCATTTGATGTGGCTACTAACGAGGTCACCCCTTCAATAGCTAAATCTTGGCATGTAACACAAGACAATAAAAAAATTACCTTTTATTTGCGAAGAAACGTTGCTTTTCATCATACACAATATTTTATGCCCACAAGGCATTTAAATGCAGATGACGTATTATTTAGTTTCAACCGCATATTAGATCCTAGCCAAGTTTTTCATGATGTTTCTGGCGGAAAATACCCTTTTTTCGATAGCGTTGGTTTTGCTGACGTCATCGAGTCACTTGAAAAAATAAACGAATACACTATCAGGTTTAATCTTAAACGTGCTGACAGTTCATTTTTAGCAAACCTTGCTACCGACTTTTCAGTAATACTATCTCGAGAATATGCTGAGTTATTAATACGTTCAAACAGACTAGAAGATATCGATACATTGCCTATAGGTACTGGCCCTTATAAGTTTAAAGAATATCGAACTGGTTCATATATTCGTTATGAGCCTCATGCAGAATATTGGGAAGGCCAGCCAAAGCTGCAACAACTTATTTTTGATATAACCCCTAGCAATACCGGCAGATTAACTAAATTACTTGCTGGGGAGTGTGATGTTATTGGTTACCCTATTGCACATAAAAAAATAAACAACAATCCTTTGCTAACACTTGAAGACGTCACGGCTTTTAATATTGGTTATTTAGGCTTTAATACTGCAAAGCCACCTTTTAATAACAAATTAATACGAAGAGCGGTCGCACATGCCATTAACAAACAGGCGATTTTAGATACTGTATATTTTGGTGATGCAAAAGCCGAATCTGCCAATTCAATTTTACCCCCTTCTTCCTGGGCATATGCTGAGGATACCCATGATATTGAATACTCTATTGAACAAGCGGAATTGTTATTAACACAAGCAGGGATCACTGATGGTTTAACAATAGATTTATGGGCAATGCCCGTGCAACGTGCCTACAACCCTGATGCAGTAACGATGGCCAAGCTTATTCAGGCGGATCTGCAAAAAATCGGTATAACCGTCAATATCATTAGTTATAATTGGCAAGAATTTTTAAGACGTTTAGCACTTGGCGAGCACCAATCGGTACTTTTAGGTTGGTCGGCTGATCACCCTGATCCTGATAATTTTTTTACTCCCTTACTTAGTTGTGGCTCTGCTGAAACAGGCAATAATAGAACTTTTTGGTGTAACCAACAATTTGAAAAATTACTTCAAGGAGCCCTAAAAATCACTGATGTTGAACAACGTAAAGCATTATATCGAGAAGCTCAAAAAATTGCCGCTGAAGAATTGCCGCTGTTTCCTATTGCACACTCTAAGCGATTCCAAGCACGTAAAATATCCGTAAAGGGTGATATATTACACCCCTTTGGTGGCATTAGCTTTGGTGGGGTAGAAAAACAATAA